GAGATGGGTGGTGGATCTAGTGACCTAGTTCTGCAGAGACGAGGTGGTCCAGGGCCCTTGGTGAAAGAGCTGTGTGCTGGGATGGAGCGGCATCACTGGAGTTTTAGGTCCGGGCTGGTCACAGACTGCTGAGCTCCCTTGTTGTTGGCATCCCCAGCAGGAGCCACCTTGGCTGCTGCTTGCTCTTCTCCAGATGTTGAGATGGACGTGTCAGAGACAACCCAGCTCCTCCATGCGCACAAAACCTGCAGAGGGTGGTGATTCAGTCGACGGTTTTCTCCACACAGCTCGACCTTTCCCCTTTTTAACAAGACCAGCTGAGGATCCTCGCTCTGTTGGAGACAGCTCAAATCTCTTTGGCTTCGCCAGCAATGCTGGCAGCACAGGGCATACCACCACTGCCCCTGCCAGCACTCAGACATGAAGCCTGCTTTACAGAAGCCACCCTCGATCCAGCATATGGACCACACACAGCACCCTTCATCAGCGTGACGGATGTTCAACAAGACAACATGGGGATGTTTAACACAGGTAACCCCACTTTGCAAGAGTCTCCACCACAGCCCTAAAACTTCAGGAACAGACACAATTTCTGGTCTTTTCTCACCCTTCAGGCTAAAGGTGGAACATCCCATGTCAATGGGGAGCTAGGAACCCACAGAGCCATACTCTGCTCAGCGCTCCTGTCTGAGGtacaggcagcgcaggcagcagagGAAAATGCAGGCAGTGTTTGAGAAGGCTTCAAGGGCTGTCCCACCTCCCATTGTGTCTGTAATCAGCAGGGAAGATGGTGTCAAAGCGAAAGGGGAAGAGTGGAAACGAAGAGAAAGGGCAAAGGGACGGGGAGAGAAGAGTTCAAACCAGAAAAGGAAGTTCCTTTCAACATAAGCCACAGGGAAGAAGAACCTTCTGCCCCAACTCTGCTGacataaatgttttgaaaaaaactcATTTCCAACCACACACTTCTGCAAACTCCGTCCCCCCTTCACTCACAGCAGAGCTCACCTCTGGTACAGAAGAGCCCCGCAGACCAGCATCAAGACTGAAGGGATGATCGAGACCAGTAATAGGAGCAGCGGCAGAGGCTGTGGAGCTCTCAGGGTAATGGAGCCTGTGGGGAGAAAGCAAACATCTCTTCATCCAGAGCTAATTCAGGAGATTTCACTCCTCAAAGGAGTCTGGGTGACCAGTTAAGAAGAGGTGCCTGCAGGATGTACCACCCATGTGGTACTCTCCCCAGGGAGACTGCATTTGAGTCCAGGTGGCTCCCAAGCAAGTGCATCCAGTCCTGGATAACTCACTGGATGCAGACATCCTTCTTAGAAGGGCATGGAGATACCTCCCTGTTCCCACCAGCCTTGAGGGGACCACAGATGCCTTGAGGTTTGTCCAAAGTTAGGTGGGAAGAGAAGGGCAATCCAGCTGAGCAAAGCACATATTTTCTGTAAGCACCCATCCTGCTTCCTCAGACCAGGCTGACCCATGGACATCAACACCATGATATTTCCTTCCCAACGCAAGGCAAGTAAATCCCATTCCTCCTCATCTTTTGGCCATTCAAGCTTCATAGCCCATCGTCAGTGCTACTGAAATGACAGCGACACACTCAGTGCACTTGGTTTCTACACCCTTCCCACATTTCACTGCTTATTCCTAATGTGCTGTGCAACTCTATCGCCATAAAAATTTCTCCCCTCTTTGTGGTGTGAACCTTCTAGAAGATACTGGCACTTTTGGGGGAGTCTCAAACCTTCTGCAGCCATCAGCTGGAGGAGAGCTTCTTGTTGCAGCTGGGCTTGGCAGGTCTGCATCTACCCTACTTGCAGAAGCACTCATGAAACCATGGGCGTTGCTCTACACACATACAGACCTTAAACCATGAAACCATGGGTGTTGGTCCACATGTGCACCTTACAAATTTGCATCAACCACAATCAAACCGCCCAGAAACAGAGTGGCAGCACTCTGGCATGCCACGTCCCAAAACACAACGTGCAACCAACACCAGGGAGCGGGGAACGCAAGGGGAAACACGAGAGCACTCACCACACAGCCCTGCTAGGACAAGGAGGATCTCTGCAGCCCTAAGCCCAACATGGGTGGATAGTTTGTCATCCACAGTGTGCCCAGCTGACAGCAAAGGACTTTTGGAGAAGCTGTTCCCAGCCTGGCAGGAGAGTGGGAAGAGGTAGTCTTGGCAGAGGCTGAGGTCAGGTCCACCACCACTGACTGGAGAAGAAATATGACAAAGACCTGATGAAGGGAGCTGGGCGAGGACACCTTCCACGCTGCTCCATCCGCCAGCTCCTCAGTGGCTCTTGCATCACGCGGAGTCCAGTGGGTGAAGGGGAACTGAATCCTCTGCTTTCAGCTTGATCCTTGGTGACCAGCAAGCATCCTCTGGCCGCAGCTGCTGTGGGTGATACCCCATGTGTCCATCGCACAAGACGACATcagaagggggaaggagagagccaGGAGAATTGCAGGGCTTGGTTGTAGGGTCTTAGCTTCGCCCCAGCGAGTGTGTCTGCTCACACATGATGCGGACTCCATAGCCAACAGACAAGAAAATGGATGAACATCAAATGGCCCATCGCCTTGATGAGGAAAAGACTCAGGTCTGGCCCCACCGAGGGGCCTGAGACCACCGGATCAGGCATGGGCACCAGCATGGCAACCCTTCATGAGCAGCTCAGAGGCTTGGGACAGTAGGTGCTCTTGGTGGGTAAGGAGAGCAGCCTCTTCCACTTTCAGCTACTATCTCACTGAAATCTGAAGCAGGAACTCAACTCAAACCTGCTGAGGCCATCTGCAAGAGGTCCTTTTCTCCATCCCCACGGGCCAACGTGGGAGGTGAGGCTGCAGACATGGCCATGGGACCCCGACTGGCAGCAGGTCAGCCAAGGATCTCCCAGTTATTAACTGCTGAGCAGAGGATGCCAGACACCGTGTCTTCCTGCCtagcttgttttcctttcttgcttgGCTTAATCTGCCATCTTCCTCAtgatccttcctttctctttggcTCACCCAGGTGGTCTGGGATGGGGTCTCCATGGTTGACCCAAGGACTACAACTGAGTCTCATCAGTCAAAAATGGCTGGGGCAGGCATCAGCTTGGGGTTGCTTTTAGGATTCAACCTCAGGAACAAACCTTGGGTTCACCACAACAAAGCTCTAAGCTATGAATTCAGTTTTGGGCTTTGTTGAAGCTGGAGCCCACAGCCAACTGATGGAGACTGGTGCTGGCTCCTTGGTATCAACCACCCCCAGAAGTGCTTGCTTCATGGCAAATGTCTGGGGAGACCTGCAAATGGAGAGTGGAAGGCAAAGCAAGCTCCTTTTGCCAATTATTTCTATTCCCCTGgttgttaaaataaaatgaggTTGAATAAGGTAGAAAGGGCCAACAAAGTATGGAGAAGTGAAGCTGTAACCTGCTGTACCCACTTTACCTGGGTTTCAAACCACTTCCCACACTGCCCCTCTGCATGGGGCGCTGATCTCGGGTGAGCCTCCTCTTGCAAACGTTGTACCAAGAACAGTAGCCACCGTTAGAGACAGGGAACACCttctggggaagggaaagggcttGTCTGATGCCTCTGTTGCTCGGAGAAGCCTCCTGCTCCAGGGAAAGTGGCACTGGGAGTCACGGAGGAGCAAGCGTTTCAGATGGCCCACTGAATTGCTCGGTGCAGCCAATGCCACCTGCACACGGGCTGGGAAACTTGCGTTGGAGCATTGCCAGCATCGTCGCCAGCAGCACCGCAGGCAGGGCGGGTGTTCTGCATCGCACACAAGGTCCCCAAGGGTGCAGAGGGTGTGGACGGAGGTGGCTGGAGGGCAGGGACACCTGGCACGCTCCCCGTGCACAGGGAAGGTGGGCGGAAGCATGGTCTGACCCTAGCAAGCAAGAGGCGGCAACAacgggggggggaaaggggaagatGGGGGGGCCATAAGCAGGGGGCAATaggggggggatatgggggggggcAATAAGGGGACCCCCACCCTCTTTCTTATGACAAGCCCTTCCCAAGGAACATGGCAGAGGTAGTCCtcaagttggggggggggggggggggggcgggcagcagGGACCCCACAGGCACCCTCACCAGGGTGGCTGCTGTTCCCCTCCGGGGGCTCCTTggggtagcgggggagggggctccCGTCCTGCGCCCATCACTGTGTCCTCGGTGTCATggccggggcagggggtggcctGCAGGAGAGGGAACATcactgggggggctggggggacagggaGACGGGGGACAAGGGAGATAAGGTGACTGGGATCCCACCTGTTCCTGTCCCCACCCCATATCTCAGTGGCACCAGGTCCTCTGGGAGGTCATGGgggaccccccaacccccccagtcACTCCCAGTCCCCCATTTTCCCCCAACCCACTTGCCCCCCATAGTGCATCAGTTGCCCCAACACCCTCTGTCTCCCCCTTTCTCCCAGCTTCCCCAGTCCTCGTAGGCCACAAATCCCCCAGCTCCCCCTAAGCCCCTGTCCCCGCAGTTCCCCCAACCCTCTTGAGCCTCCCCAGCCCCCCAATCCCCAGCCCCCCAGATCCCCATCAGATCCCCCaacctcctgcccccccccagttccctcaaacGCTCTGAGCCCCCCCTCGACCCCTCTGAGGCCCCCAACTCCCCGAATCCCCATCAGCCCCCCAACCTCCTGCCCCCCAGTTCTCCCAACCCCCCTGACCCCCCGAATCCGCATCAgtctcccagcctcctgcctcccAGTTCCCCCAACCCCTCTGAACCTCCCAACCTCTCCAAATCTCCATCAACCCCCCTAACCTCCTGTCCCCCCACGGAGCCCACGCCCCCCCAACCCCTTGAGGCCCCCAATTCCTCTAAGTCTTCGGACCCCCAACTCCCCgagccccccaaatcccctgaGTGGGGGCGGGGACACGAACGACACGCGGCTCACCGGGCACCCGGCCCCCTGTCGCGCATGACCCGCCGAGTACCCGGACGCGTTATGGCGGGGACGCGCGGTGAGGCCCTCACCTCCCTCCCCgctccaagatggcggcgccGCGGACTCCATTTCCCAGGAGCCCCcgcgcgggcccggcccggccacgGGGTGCGCGCGGCGCGTGGAGGGGCGTGGCCCCGCGCGCGCGGCGCGGCCCAGTCGttgcgcggcggcgggggcgggcgggcgtgcggcggcgggcggccggagcgggccctgccctgccctgccctgcccagccccgccgcggcggcaCCTCCCCGCGCCGTTCCCGGCAGGTGAGCGGGCaccggggggcagcggcggcgaggccggggcggtggcggcggcggcggcgcctgcGCGGGCCGGGCGGCGAGGGCGGGGCCTGAAGGGGCTTgcggggaggcgggggcggggcctggaggcgcggcgggggcggggcgtgAGGGCGAGCACAGGCCGACGGGGGCGTGTCCTGAGGAGGGCTGGAGGGGGCGTGGTCTGGAGGGGGGTGAGGACCAAAGCGGGCGGGCCCTGGCGGGGATCAGCGCTCGGCGAGGGCGGGGCCTGGAGGGGAAcactgctgggggcggggcccttcgcggcggggccccgccccTGCAACCCGGGCCACGCCCCCCGCCCTGCCAGCGCGCCGAGGCCGAGCCCGCCCTAGCTggggaggccccgcccccgcgcggaggccccgccccctcccctcgaCCGGTCCTTGGGGGATCCCTCTGCTGGGGGCGCAGCGTGTCGcgccctgcccagcccccccTGTGTCGTCCGTCCCCCCACCAGGGCCGTCAGCATGGCGGGAGCAACATCACCAGCAGGGCCAGCCGTGTCCCGGGCCGGTGGTCCAGGCACAGCCGACCAGCCCTACGCTTGCCGGGAGTGCGGGAAGGCCTTCAGGTGGTCGTCCCGCCTGGCCCACCACCAACGCAGCCACACGGGCGAGCGGCCCTACAAGTGTCCCGAGTGCCCCAAGGCCTTTAAGGGCTCCTCCGCCCTCCTCTACCACCAGCGGGGCCACACGGGCGAGCGGCCCTACGCCTGTCCCCAGTGCGGGAAGGCCTTCAAGCGCTCCTCCCTGCTGCAGACCCACCAGCGGGTTCACACGGGGCTGCGGGCCTTTGAGTGCGCCCAGTGCGGCCTCACCTTCAAGTGGGCATCCCACTACCAGTACCACCTCCGGCAGCACACCGGTGAGCGGCCCTACCGCTGCCCCGCTTGTCCCAAAGCCTTCAAGAACTCTTCCAGCCTCCGCCGTCACCGTCACACCCACACTGGCGAGCGGCCCCACGCCTGCCCTGTCTGCGGCAAAGCCTTCGCCCAAGCCACCAACCTCCGGCAACACCAGCGGGTCCACACCGGCGAGCGGCCCTACGCCTGCCCCCAGTGCGGCAAAACCTTCACCCACTCCTCCAACCTCCTCCTCCACCGGCGCACCCACGCTGGCACCCGGCCCCACGAGTGTCCAACCTGCGCCAAGGCCTTCATCTCTGATGCCTGCCTGCAGAAACACCTCCAGAGCCACGCTGGCCACTCTGCCGTGCCGCCGCTCCTCCCAGTGCCCGCCACGGCACCAGAGACGCTCTGGAAGTGCTCTGCCTGCCCGCTGAGTTTCACCAGtgaggaggagctgctgggccaCCAAGGCAGCCATTCAGTGACAGCAGTGACCCCCCCAGCCGCCCCTCACCGCTGCCCCACCTGCGGCAAGACCTTCAAGAACAGCTCGGGGCTGGCTCGGCACCGTCATGGCCACGCTGCCGAGCGGCCCTTCAAGTGCACCGTCTGCCCCAAGACCTTCACCCAGCTGGCCGGGCTGTTGGGCCACCAACGCAGCCACCCTGCCGCTGTCCCACCGCATCCCCCCCCCGAGGCTCCCGACCCTCCGGTGGCACCCCAGCCCGCCCCGGAGCGCCCTTACCAATGCACTGAGTGCGGCAAAGCCTTCAAGGGCTCCTCGGGGCTGCGGTACCACATGCGGGACCACACGGGCGAGCGGCCCTACGCCTGCCGCGAGTGCGGCAAGGCCTTCAAGCGCTCCTCCCTCCTCCAGATCCACCAGCGGGTTCACACGGGGCTGCGGGCTTTCGAGTGTGCCCAGTGCGGCCTCACCTTCAAGTGGGCATCCCACTACCAGTACCACCTCCGGCAGCACACCGGTGAGCGGCCCTACCGCTGCCCCGACTGCCCTAAAGCCTTCAAGAACACCTCCTGCCTCCGCCGCCATCGCCAGCTCCACACCGGCGAGCGGCCCCACGCCTGCCCCGTCTGCGGCAAAGCCTTCGCCCAAACCTCCAACCTCCGGCAACACCAGCGGGTCCACACCGGCGAGCGGCCCTACGCCTGCCCCCAGTGCGGCAAAACCTTCACCCACTCCTCCAACCTCCAGCTCCACCGGCGCACCCACTCCGCCGCCCGCCCCTACCGCTGCCCGCTCTGCCCCAAGGCCTTCGTGATGGCCTCCTACCTCCAGCGTCACCTCCGCACCCACACCCCTGGGCCCCGCGGgaccccccgccgccccccgccaccGTCTCCCGAGGCCCAGACCTTCCTGCTGGTGCAGACCCCCCAGGGCCTGCAGCTCATCCCCAGCCCCCCGGCACCCCCGCGGAAGCTCCTCCTGCTGCCCGGCCCCCCAGCTGAGCCCCCTGCTTTCACCCTCCTGCCCGCCGAGGGTCCCGCGCCCCGGGCGGGAAAGGGTCCCCGGGCATCGGGACCCACCGCTGCCGGGCAGAGCATCCTGTTGGTACCCGGCACGGGGCAGGCGCTGCCCCGTGTCCAGCTCCAGGCGGTGACGGGGGCCCCGGCAGGGGCCAGTGTCATCGTCTTGAGGGGGGGCGTCATTCCCCCGCGGGGGCCGCAGCCCCCCGAGGTCACTGGCGTCCAGCTGCAGGCAGCCGAGGTGACCAATGTCCAGCTGCAGGCCTTGCCACAACCTTTGGAGGTCACCAATATCCAGCTCCAAGCTGCAGAGGTGACTAATGTCCAGCTCCAAGCCACGGAGGTGACAAGTGTCCAGCTCCAAGCCCTGCCGCAGCCCTTGGATGTCACCAACATCCAGCTCCAAGCTGCCGAGATGACAAATGTCCAGCTCCAAGCCTTGCCACAACCCTCCAAGGTGACCAACGTCCAGCTTCAAGCCCTGCCACAGCCCTTGGATGTCACCAACATCCATCTCCAAGCTGCCGAGGTGACAAATGTCCAGCTGCAGGCCCTGCCACAGCCCTTGGATGTCACCAACATCCAGCTCCAAGCCAGTGAGGTGACCAATGTCCAGCTCCAAGCCCTGCCACAGCCCTCCAAGGTGGCCAACATCCAGCTCCATGCTCTGCCACAACCCTCGGATGTCACCAACATCCAACTTCAGGCCGCGGAGGTGACCAATGTCCAGCTCCAAGCCCTGCCACAGCCCTTGGATGTCACCAACATCCAGCTCCGAGCCCTGCCACAACCCTCTGAGGTCACCAACATCCAACTGCAGGCCACCGAGATGACAAATGTCCAGCTCCAAGCCCTGCCACAGTCCTCCAAGGTGACCAACATCCAGCTCCAAGCCCTGCCACAACCTTTGGATGTCACCAACATCCAGCTGCAGGCCACTGAGGTGACAAATGTCCAGCTCCAAGCCCTGCCACAGCCCTCTGAGATCACCAACATCCAGCTCCAAGCCCTGCCGCAGCCCTCAGAGGTGACCGGTGTCCATCTCCAGGCCACGGAGGTACCAAGCGTCCATCTTCAGGCCACGGAGGTGACAGATGTCCATCTCCAGGCCACGGAGGTGCCCGGTGTCGAGCTGCAGACCACAGAGGTGACAGATGTCCATTTCCAAACCACCAAGGTACCTGACATCCATCTCCAAGCCACAGAGGTGTCCAATGTCCATCTCCAAACCACGGAGGTCCCCAGTGTCCATCTTGAGGCCACAGAGGTGCCCAACATCCAGCTCCAGGCCATGGAGGTGGCCAACATCCAGCTGCAGACCACAGAGGTGCCCAGTGTCCATCTCGAAACCACTGAGGTGCCTGATGTGCATCTCGAAACCACTGAGGTGCCCAACATCCATCTCGAAGCCACAGAGGTGCCTGGTGTCCATCTCCAGACCACGAAGGTGACCAATGTCCACTTGCAGGCCACTGAGGTGACCAACGTCCATCACCAAACCATGGAGGTGCCCAGTGTCCATCTCCAGGCCGCAGACGTGCCCAACATCCATCTCCAGGATGCAGAGGTGACCACTGTCCAGCTGCAAGCCACTGAGATGCCCAGTGTCCATCCCCAAACCACGGAGGTGACAAATGTCCATCTCCAGGCCGCAGAGGTGCCCAGTGTCCATCTCCAGACCACTGAGGTGCCCAGTGTGTGTCATCAAACCACTGAGGTGCCCGGTGTCCATCTCCAAGTCACAGAGGTGCCCAGCGTCCATCTCCAGACCACAGAGATGGCCAATGTCCATCTTCAAGACACCAAGGTGTCCAGTGTCCATCACCATATGATGGAGCTGCCCAATATCCATCTCAAGATCACGGACATGCCCAATATCCAACTGAAGACAATGGAGGTGACAAATGTCCATCTCCAGGCTACTGAGGTGCCCAACGCCTGTCACCAAATGATGGAGGCACCCAGTGTCCAACTCAAGACCATGGAGGTGCCTAACATGCATCTTAAGACCACAGAGGTGCCTAACGTCCAACTCAATAACGTCCAACTCAAGACCACAGAGGAGGTGCCCAACATCCAACTCAAGACCGTGGAGGTGCCCAACGTGCAACTGAAGACCGTGGAGGTACCCAACATCCAACTGAAGGCCGTGGAGGTGCCCAACATCCAACTCAAGACCATGGAGGTATCCAACATCCAACTGAGGACCATGGAGGTGCCCAACGTTCAACTCAAGACTGTAGAGGTGCCCAACGTCCAACTCAAGCCCATGGAGGTGACAAATGTCCATCTCCAGGCCGCAGAGGTGCCCAACATCCAGCCGCAGCCCCCCGAGGTGCTCGTGGCAGGGGGGGGCCTgtccccctccccgtccccacgGTTGGCGGTAGTGGGGGCAGCTGGGGGactgccccctgtgctgctgctacggggggctggggggggacctgcccgcctctgcctgcaggcgctggcccagctgcccccccccggctccccccggaTCCTCCTGGTCCGGGGTGAGCCGGtgccggggggcagcggcggggggcagccccccaccccggcccggggggtggctgggggtggcagtggtgggggggggacgggaaCGGGACCCCCCACCCCGGAACTGCCCAATGTCCCGCTGGTTCACACCTTCTGAGGGGGGGACAGaccccccctgggaccccccagacccccctgtggagccagagctggggggggctcagccccggggtctCAGTGAGGCACatcttcggggggggggggggggggggggggccggacCCCCAtgacccccgggacccccaggatgccccagggtcacccaggacccccccaggaTGCCCCACAACCCCCCCTGCCCCTGGCCTCCCCCAGCTATCCCTGCGTGGCGTgagctggggggcggggggtgtgtctTAGCCCTGGAGTCCCCggggtgttggggtggggggtgtcggGACCCCGGACGCCTGGGTCCGCTGTGGGCGTGGTCAATAAACGGTGCCCCCCCCCGCACTCTTCCTTCCCGGCGAATGGGAGGGGCACCGGGGGAGGCTGGGCCGTCGCTAGGGGCGGGGACAGTTACTAGGGGCGGGGCTGCTGCCCAGGGGGCGGGGCCACGGGCGGTGGCTGCGAGATGCAGCGTGGCCTGGGCGGGTccatgggcgggggggggcggcgggagggacCATGGGGAGCACtgcggggcggggcagggggtaGAGGGGTTACTGGGAAGCGGGTTTTGCTGGGAGCACCGGGGAGGTGCGGTGGGACTGGGAaagggaggcactgggaggcgggggggtggcactgggatcttggggggctctgggggcacTGAAGGGCACAGGGGACCGGGGGAGGGGGGCTCTGGGGGACAATGGGGGACATATGGGTCAGGGGGGGCACAGGGGTACCCCCAACCGTGCAGCCAGAGGAGTCCCCAAACCCCGCCCCGCTGTCCCCCGCCCTGCTCTCAGCCCCCTCACCCCCACTCAGCCCTAGCGGGCCTGTGACCCCCCCCCGCAGTACAGCCCCGCTGACGCCAGTATGGCCCCAGTATCCCCCCAGTGTGGCCCCACAGACTCCTTGTATGCGTGCCTGTGTACATGTGCACAcatctgcatgtgtgtgcacacgtgtgtgtgcgcGCATGTGTGTGCCTGCACATGTgtctgtgcacgtgtgtgtgcacgtgtgtgcgtgtgcacgtgTGCGTGTGTATGTGCATGCTCCTGTGTGCAGCTGTCTGTATGTGTGTTCGTGTGTGTGCACGAGTGTGTACGTGTGTGCgcgtgtgtatgcatgtgtgcatgtgcacatatgtgcatgtgtgtatgcaaGTGTGTGTGCATGAATGTGTGGGTGTGCACATGGATATGTgtctgcacatgtgtgtgtgtgcacatgtgtgtgtgtgtgcacgagtGTGTGCGTGCATGCGCatgtctgtgcatgtgtgcatgaACACGTGTGTGCAAGCGTGCACATGTGTGCACTTGTCTCTGTGCACGTGTCAGTGTACAACAGCTGTGTGTGCCCTGTGCCCATGTGCTGCTGCAGAAGGCCCCATGCCCGCGCATGTTGGGGCAACGGGAggccacatgcacacacatgttggggtggtgggaggccatgtgcacacatgtgttggggtggtgggaggccaCATGCGCACGCATGTTGGGATGGTGGGAGGCACGTGCACATGTGTGTTGGGGTGGTGGGACGCACATGCACATGCGTGttggggtggtgggaggccaCATGTGCACACATGTTGGGGTGGTGGGAGGCACGTGCACCCACATGttggggtggtgggaggccaCATGCACACAGATGttggggtggtgggaggccaCATGCATACAGATGTTGGGGTGGTGGGAGGCACGTGCACCCGCATGttggggtggtgggaggccacatgcacacacatgttgGGGTGGTGGGAGGCACATGCACACGCGTGttggggtggtgggaggccaCATGCACACACGTGTTGGGGTGGCGGGAGGCCACGTGCACACGCGTGttggggtggtgggaggccaCGTGCACACGCGTGGGCGCTGCAGATGCATCCCCTGGGTGCCGGCGTGGCTCCGGcattaacccccccccccccgccctgccccaaGCCCCACCGGGTcgggtggggacacacacacaatgGGGGGGACACCCTCCCCCCCCTCTGTCCACCAGCCCAGGGGGCCCagggccccccctgcccctggcccagcccccccagcccctggacGGACCGCCGGACGGACTGAGTCATCCTTGGCCCGGCAGCCCCGTCTCGtcctccccgcccgccggccgTCCCCATCGCCACCACCGCCCGCCATGGCCCTCGCCCTCCTGCTCCTGGGTGAGCCCGGCGGCACCGCCTGCACTGCACGGGGCTGCACTGAGCTGCGCTGCGCTGCACTGCgctgcactgcactgcactgcactgcactgcgCTGCACTGCGCTGCACTGCGCTGCACGGGGCTGCGCTGCACGGGGCTGCGTGCGTATGGCACGGGtgtgggtgggtgctgggagaggggtTGAATACGGCACTGGGCACTGCACGAGCACTGCACAGCAGGGTCTGGGCACTACCCTGGGCACTGGAAGGGAAGTGCACTGCTGGGGGCACTGGGCACTGCACTGCATGGGGTGCTGCGCCCAGCTGGGGCTGTGggacactgcgggggggggggtgtgtggagtGGGCAGAGCACAATGGGTggtgctgggcactgggcaggGCAGTGGGCACTGGGAACTGGGCACTGGGAAGGGCACTGGGCgctgtgggctgtgctgggcactgggcaggGCAGTGGACACTGGGAACTGGGCCCTGGGAACTGGGCACTGGGAAGGGCACTGGACAGGGCAGTGGGAACTGGGCACTGGGCactgtgggctgtgctgggcactgggcaggGGAGTGGGCACTGGGAACTGGGCACTGGGAAGGGCAGTGGGAACTGGGCACTGGGCactgtgggctgtgctgggcactgggcaggGGAGTGGGCACTGGGAACTGGGCACTGGGAAGGGCAGTGGGAACTGGGCACTGGGCactgtgggctgtgctgggcactgggcaggGGAGTGGGCACTGGGAACTGGGCACTGGGTACTGGGAAGGGCACTGGGCactgtgggctgtgctgggcactgaGCACTGAGTGTGGGGCACTGTGGGGTGCTGGCAACTGGGCACTGGGCTGTGCAGGATACTGGTAAGGCTGT
This sequence is a window from Strix uralensis isolate ZFMK-TIS-50842 chromosome 38, bStrUra1, whole genome shotgun sequence. Protein-coding genes within it:
- the ZNF628 gene encoding zinc finger protein 628 isoform X2, which encodes MAGATSPAGPAVSRAGGPGTADQPYACRECGKAFRWSSRLAHHQRSHTGERPYKCPECPKAFKGSSALLYHQRGHTGERPYACPQCGKAFKRSSLLQTHQRVHTGLRAFECAQCGLTFKWASHYQYHLRQHTGERPYRCPACPKAFKNSSSLRRHRHTHTGERPHACPVCGKAFAQATNLRQHQRVHTGERPYACPQCGKTFTHSSNLLLHRRTHAGTRPHECPTCAKAFISDACLQKHLQSHAGHSAVPPLLPVPATAPETLWKCSACPLSFTSEEELLGHQGSHSVTAVTPPAAPHRCPTCGKTFKNSSGLARHRHGHAAERPFKCTVCPKTFTQLAGLLGHQRSHPAAVPPHPPPEAPDPPVAPQPAPERPYQCTECGKAFKGSSGLRYHMRDHTGERPYACRECGKAFKRSSLLQIHQRVHTGLRAFECAQCGLTFKWASHYQYHLRQHTGERPYRCPDCPKAFKNTSCLRRHRQLHTGERPHACPVCGKAFAQTSNLRQHQRVHTGERPYACPQCGKTFTHSSNLQLHRRTHSAARPYRCPLCPKAFVMASYLQRHLRTHTPGPRGTPRRPPPPSPEAQTFLLVQTPQGLQLIPSPPAPPRKLLLLPGPPAEPPAFTLLPAEGPAPRAGKGPRASGPTAAGQSILLVPGTGQALPRVQLQAVTGAPAGASVIVLRGGVIPPRGPQPPEVTGVQLQAAEVTNVQLQALPQPLEVTNIQLQAAEVTNVQLQATEVTSVQLQALPQPLDVTNIQLQAAEMTNVQLQALPQPSKVTNVQLQALPQPLDVTNIHLQAAEVTNVQLQALPQPLDVTNIQLQASEVTNVQLQALPQPSKVANIQLHALPQPSDVTNIQLQAAEVTNVQLQALPQPLDVTNIQLRALPQPSEVTNIQLQATEMTNVQLQALPQSSKVTNIQLQALPQPLDVTNIQLQATEVTNVQLQALPQPSEITNIQLQALPQPSEVTGVHLQATEVTDVHLQATEVPGVELQTTEVTDVHFQTTKVPDIHLQATEVSNVHLQTTEVPSVHLEATEVPNIQLQAMEVANIQLQTTEVPSVHLETTEVPDVHLETTEVPNIHLEATEVPGVHLQTTKVTNVHLQATEVTNVHHQTMEVPSVHLQAADVPNIHLQDAEVTTVQLQATEMPSVHPQTTEVTNVHLQAAEVPSVHLQTTEVPSVCHQTTEVPGVHLQVTEVPSVHLQTTEMANVHLQDTKVSSVHHHMMELPNIHLKITDMPNIQLKTMEVTNVHLQATEVPNACHQMMEAPSVQLKTMEVPNMHLKTTEVPNVQLNNVQLKTTEEVPNIQLKTVEVPNVQLKTVEVPNIQLKAVEVPNIQLKTMEVSNIQLRTMEVPNVQLKTVEVPNVQLKPMEVTNVHLQAAEVPNIQPQPPEVLVAGGGLSPSPSPRLAVVGAAGGLPPVLLLRGAGGGPARLCLQALAQLPPPGSPRILLVRGEPVPGGSGGGQPPTPARGVAGGGSGGGGTGTGPPTPELPNVPLVHTF